In Chlamydia serpentis, the following are encoded in one genomic region:
- the hflX gene encoding GTPase HflX, whose protein sequence is MENLDNKSEEQDSRYSGLSLGMRFDLPRKEQDASQALAIACYQNKIDPQMVQEHLDELVALAESCGISVLQTHSWILKVPSASTYINTGKLEEIEEVLKELPSIGTLIIDEEITPSQQRNLEKRLGLVVLDRTELILEIFSSRALTAEANIQVQLAQARYLLPRLKRMWGHLSRQKSGGGGSGGFVKGEGEKQIELDRRMVRERIHKLSAQLKSVMKQRAERRKVKSRRGIPTFALIGYTNSGKSTLLNLLTSAGTYVEDKLFATLDPKTRRCVLPGGRHVLLTDTVGFIRKLPHTLVAAFKSTLEAAFHEDVLLHVVDASHPLALEHVQTTYDLLKELGVEKPKIITVLNKVDRLSEGVLSTKLRLFSSRPVLISAKTGEGIQNLLTVMAEIIREKSLHVILNFPYKEYGRFTELCDAGLVISHRYQEDILVVEAHLPRELQKKFRPFVSYSFFEDSENQEGDSELA, encoded by the coding sequence ATGGAAAATTTAGATAATAAAAGTGAGGAACAAGATTCGCGATATTCTGGGCTTTCTTTGGGAATGAGATTCGATCTTCCCCGTAAAGAACAAGATGCCTCTCAAGCTCTAGCAATAGCATGCTATCAGAATAAGATAGATCCTCAGATGGTTCAAGAACACTTAGATGAATTGGTAGCGCTTGCAGAGTCTTGTGGCATTTCAGTTTTACAGACTCATTCTTGGATTTTAAAGGTTCCCTCTGCTTCTACATACATCAATACAGGGAAGCTAGAGGAAATTGAGGAAGTCTTGAAGGAGCTCCCCTCTATAGGAACTTTAATTATAGATGAGGAAATTACACCGTCTCAGCAACGGAATTTAGAGAAACGCTTGGGACTCGTGGTTTTAGATAGGACAGAGCTAATTTTAGAAATTTTTTCAAGTCGTGCTCTTACGGCAGAGGCAAATATCCAAGTCCAATTAGCACAAGCGCGCTATCTCCTTCCTCGTCTAAAAAGAATGTGGGGTCACCTTTCTAGACAAAAGTCAGGAGGAGGTGGTAGTGGAGGGTTTGTTAAGGGGGAAGGGGAAAAGCAAATTGAATTAGATCGTAGGATGGTGCGTGAGCGCATTCACAAACTTTCGGCACAGCTAAAATCTGTGATGAAACAACGTGCAGAACGACGCAAAGTGAAATCCCGACGAGGAATCCCTACCTTTGCTTTAATAGGATACACAAATTCAGGGAAGAGCACTCTGTTAAACTTGCTAACCTCAGCAGGAACGTATGTTGAGGATAAATTGTTTGCTACTCTGGATCCTAAAACTCGTAGGTGCGTACTTCCCGGGGGGCGCCACGTTCTTCTTACTGATACCGTGGGTTTTATTCGAAAGCTACCTCATACTTTAGTAGCAGCATTTAAGAGTACCTTAGAGGCAGCTTTCCATGAAGATGTTCTCCTTCATGTTGTAGATGCTTCACATCCCTTAGCTTTAGAACATGTGCAAACAACTTACGATCTTCTTAAAGAATTGGGGGTTGAGAAACCTAAGATAATTACGGTGTTGAACAAGGTGGATAGGCTCTCTGAAGGCGTATTGTCCACGAAATTGCGCTTGTTTTCTTCACGTCCAGTGTTAATTTCAGCAAAAACTGGCGAGGGAATTCAGAATCTTCTTACCGTAATGGCAGAGATAATTCGAGAGAAAAGTCTGCATGTAATCTTGAATTTTCCCTATAAAGAATATGGCAGGTTCACAGAACTTTGTGATGCAGGCCTTGTTATCTCTCATAGATATCAAGAAGATATTTTAGTTGTTGAGGCTCACCTCCCTAGGGAGCTTCAAAAGAAGTTTCGTCCTTTCGTTTCCTATTCTTTTTTTGAAGATAGTGAAAATCAAGAAGGTGATAGCGAGCTTGCATAG